The following are encoded in a window of Brevibacillus sp. DP1.3A genomic DNA:
- the pnpS gene encoding two-component system histidine kinase PnpS: MTRFRIKLTLTILGLISLVLLVMGMYFAKVLENSYLQSLNELLSRESKLISQAVRFPNVFTDKATLADRVTQVAPTDEVRITIIDKDGQVMYDNSSHSEEMENHHDRPEMMAALKGETGISRRFSETLGYDMMYVAVPVELNNEIFGVVRSAMSMKDITDTIHKMWYSLLTGLLVTLVVGSIVVSRISFSIIRPIEEITRVARNITQRQYESRVRIKAKDEIGQLAGAINFMASSLEQQMYEISENQQRLAGVLTNMTSGVIFISEQRRIMLVNPAVEKLLGTAGHEIVGKLHIEAGKSFGLSQYIDRCLDRSEKFRQEVHIYYPQERILDVNFAPYINFKGESRGVVVVLHDITDIRRLEKMRSDFVANVSHELRTPITSIKGFTETLLEGAMQDEETCRNFLQIISDESERLYRMIRDILELSKIEQKRIPLHLSQVHLQDLISSAVAIMHDQAQRKELTITLPSPKPDIWLMTDKDCLQQIILNLLTNAIAYTQEGGKINVKTQADSENITIQVMDTGIGIPEKELTRIFERFYRVDKARSRDSGGTGLGLAIVKHLVENLHGHISVESKEGRGTTFTVTLPLT; the protein is encoded by the coding sequence CAAACTCACTTTGACTATTTTGGGTTTAATCTCCCTCGTACTATTGGTGATGGGCATGTATTTTGCCAAAGTGCTGGAGAATTCCTACCTCCAATCACTGAATGAGCTATTGTCCCGCGAGTCGAAGCTCATCTCTCAGGCGGTCCGTTTCCCGAACGTCTTTACCGATAAGGCGACATTAGCGGATCGGGTCACACAAGTAGCGCCAACGGATGAAGTACGGATTACCATTATCGACAAGGATGGTCAGGTTATGTACGACAACTCCTCCCACTCGGAAGAGATGGAAAACCACCATGATCGACCGGAGATGATGGCAGCGTTAAAAGGAGAAACAGGGATTTCCCGCCGTTTCAGTGAGACGCTCGGCTATGACATGATGTACGTTGCAGTACCTGTTGAACTGAACAACGAAATATTCGGTGTTGTTCGTTCAGCGATGTCGATGAAAGATATTACCGATACGATCCACAAAATGTGGTACAGCTTGCTCACCGGTTTATTGGTTACTTTGGTAGTCGGATCGATTGTCGTTTCCCGCATTTCCTTTTCCATTATTCGTCCGATCGAGGAGATCACCCGGGTAGCCCGCAACATTACACAGCGCCAATACGAGAGCCGTGTGAGAATCAAAGCAAAGGATGAGATCGGTCAGCTGGCAGGAGCGATCAATTTCATGGCATCGAGCCTGGAGCAGCAGATGTACGAAATCTCGGAGAATCAGCAGCGCCTAGCAGGGGTGCTGACCAATATGACGAGTGGCGTGATCTTCATTTCAGAGCAACGTCGGATCATGCTGGTCAATCCAGCCGTTGAAAAGCTGTTGGGGACTGCTGGACATGAGATCGTAGGGAAGCTGCATATCGAGGCAGGCAAAAGCTTTGGGCTCAGCCAATACATCGACAGGTGCCTCGACAGAAGCGAGAAGTTCCGCCAAGAGGTACACATCTATTACCCACAGGAACGCATCCTTGACGTGAATTTTGCTCCCTACATTAACTTCAAGGGGGAGTCGAGGGGTGTAGTCGTGGTGCTGCATGACATCACCGACATTCGCCGCCTGGAGAAGATGCGCAGTGACTTCGTGGCAAACGTATCGCATGAGCTACGCACGCCGATTACCTCGATCAAGGGCTTCACGGAGACCTTGCTTGAAGGGGCGATGCAGGACGAGGAAACATGTCGTAACTTCTTGCAGATCATTTCAGATGAGAGCGAGCGACTCTACCGGATGATCCGCGATATTTTGGAGCTGTCCAAAATCGAGCAGAAGCGAATCCCGTTGCATCTGAGTCAGGTTCACTTGCAGGATTTAATCAGTTCGGCAGTTGCCATCATGCATGACCAGGCACAGCGCAAGGAATTGACGATCACGCTTCCTTCACCGAAGCCAGATATTTGGCTCATGACGGATAAGGATTGCTTGCAGCAGATCATCTTGAATCTGTTGACAAATGCGATCGCTTATACGCAAGAAGGTGGAAAAATCAACGTCAAGACACAGGCAGACAGCGAAAACATCACCATTCAAGTGATGGATACCGGGATCGGCATTCCGGAAAAGGAACTCACGCGTATCTTTGAGAGGTTTTATCGCGTAGACAAGGCGCGTAGCCGCGATTCAGGTGGAACAGGTTTGGGCCTCGCAATTGTGAAGCATCTCGTGGAAAACTTGCACGGACATATCAGTGTGGAGAGCAAGGAAGGAAGAGGGACAACCTTCACAGTTACACTTCCCCTTACCTAA
- the phoU gene encoding phosphate signaling complex protein PhoU has translation MSRHAFEEQQDVLHRKLMTMGTLVEEAIHKSIKSLVERDAELAEQVIASDPVINELEQEIQSDCFRLIALQQPVGGDLRRLGTMLKLVTDLERMGDHAVSIAKTTRRLMADPYVKPLIDIPMMADHVKAMVRDCLNAYIARNKDAAEEIAARDDIVDKLYSTIFHDLIELMTKNSQAISQGTHLLLVAQYLERIADHVTNICEWIIYMSTGKMTDLNK, from the coding sequence ATGTCACGGCACGCTTTTGAAGAACAGCAGGATGTACTGCATCGCAAGCTCATGACGATGGGCACATTGGTGGAAGAAGCTATTCATAAATCCATTAAGAGTCTGGTTGAGCGAGATGCTGAACTGGCTGAACAGGTTATCGCAAGCGATCCTGTGATCAATGAGTTGGAGCAAGAAATACAGAGCGATTGCTTCCGTCTCATTGCACTGCAGCAGCCAGTCGGAGGTGACTTGCGACGCTTGGGAACAATGTTGAAGCTGGTGACGGATTTGGAGCGAATGGGTGATCATGCCGTTTCCATTGCCAAGACGACCCGACGCTTGATGGCGGACCCGTACGTGAAACCCCTCATCGATATTCCGATGATGGCTGATCACGTCAAGGCTATGGTACGTGATTGCTTAAATGCGTATATTGCACGCAACAAAGATGCGGCAGAAGAGATTGCGGCACGCGACGACATAGTTGATAAACTGTACTCTACGATTTTCCATGATCTGATTGAATTGATGACGAAAAACAGTCAGGCCATTTCGCAAGGAACGCATTTGCTCTTGGTCGCGCAATATTTGGAACGGATTGCCGATCATGTTACGAACATCTGCGAATGGATTATCTATATGTCTACTGGTAAAATGACGGATTTGAATAAATAA
- a CDS encoding PRK06851 family protein — protein MTKKVRHIYAAGNTARGYKTFYDSVLEGLERVYILTGTVEGITSPLIESIGNQMARKTDEVEWIHSPFVNGQFDGVIFPRYKVAIMDGSYPRLWRPASPGVTEIQINLQAMVDVDQLVDDKDRIAVWYEEIFKKSEEAYQAFGEALRIHDEWEAPYIENLDREEANLVTKEVIGLFFRDEQLEKKAKVRRMYLGAATPQGPVDHIIKLTDQLEKRYFIKGRPGSGKSTMLKKLVKEAQTRGFDVEVYHCGLDPHSLDMVIVPEKSLAIFDSTAPHEYFPSKDTDEVIDMYERAITPGTDEKYEEELLDIKVRYTQKIKEATANLVAAKELRDQLNTTYQEAVDQQRLKAVSQALVSRLTKMS, from the coding sequence ATGACGAAAAAAGTGCGCCATATATATGCCGCAGGGAATACTGCGCGAGGATACAAGACTTTTTATGACTCCGTATTGGAAGGCTTGGAGCGTGTTTATATTTTGACAGGGACAGTGGAAGGAATTACATCGCCACTGATCGAGTCGATTGGAAATCAAATGGCACGAAAAACAGATGAAGTGGAGTGGATTCACTCTCCTTTTGTGAACGGACAGTTTGATGGTGTCATTTTTCCTCGCTATAAAGTAGCGATCATGGACGGAAGTTATCCGCGCCTGTGGAGACCGGCTTCCCCTGGCGTAACTGAAATTCAGATCAATTTGCAGGCGATGGTAGACGTTGATCAGCTCGTGGATGACAAAGACCGGATCGCCGTATGGTACGAAGAGATTTTTAAGAAGAGCGAAGAAGCTTATCAAGCTTTTGGCGAAGCACTGCGCATCCATGATGAGTGGGAAGCCCCTTACATTGAAAACTTAGACAGAGAAGAAGCCAATCTTGTCACGAAAGAAGTCATCGGGCTATTCTTCAGGGATGAGCAGCTAGAGAAGAAAGCAAAAGTTCGGCGTATGTACTTGGGGGCTGCCACTCCACAGGGACCAGTCGATCATATCATAAAGCTGACAGACCAATTGGAGAAGCGCTACTTCATCAAGGGCAGACCAGGCTCTGGCAAGTCAACCATGCTGAAAAAGCTGGTGAAGGAAGCCCAGACACGTGGCTTTGATGTGGAAGTGTACCACTGTGGTTTGGACCCGCACAGCCTCGATATGGTGATTGTACCTGAGAAGAGCCTCGCAATTTTTGACAGCACGGCTCCGCATGAGTATTTTCCTAGCAAAGATACGGATGAGGTCATTGATATGTATGAACGTGCGATTACCCCAGGAACCGATGAGAAATACGAAGAAGAATTATTGGATATTAAGGTAAGATATACCCAAAAAATCAAAGAGGCCACAGCCAATCTAGTGGCAGCTAAGGAGTTGCGTGACCAGTTAAACACCACGTATCAGGAAGCCGTTGACCAGCAGCGTTTAAAGGCTGTCTCGCAAGCTCTCGTAAGCAGACTAACAAAGATGAGTTAA
- a CDS encoding VanW family protein, translating to MGFAMKLALLLLINPLDPTNFLQIEMGDKTVAILNRADYSLSFDGVPLVDESKLARMVEEVAKKAHIEPINATINNAGAIVPETKGRRLDDLAFRARFYDYFYGTGAASMNVSYKEVFPKVDQALMSQVRKKRIGQYATYFNAGNRNRVHNIKLASQAINNYVVLPGEIFSFNKVVGQRTKEKGYLQAPIIVRGELSEGIGGGICQVSSTLFNAVDQAGLHIMQRYSHSRNVAYVPPGRDATVSWYGPDFVFQNKYAYPVLIRAIASNGSMYVTVHSFPEIEHEPRNVPSVRRTTPEEAPDVPSILNGNGPTIP from the coding sequence ATGGGTTTTGCTATGAAATTAGCTCTGTTACTGTTAATCAATCCCCTCGACCCAACGAATTTTTTGCAGATAGAGATGGGAGACAAGACGGTAGCTATTCTCAATCGTGCTGATTATTCTCTTTCCTTTGATGGCGTTCCTTTGGTTGATGAAAGCAAGCTTGCGCGAATGGTGGAAGAGGTGGCGAAAAAGGCCCACATCGAGCCCATCAATGCGACGATTAATAACGCCGGGGCCATTGTTCCAGAAACCAAGGGAAGAAGGTTAGATGACCTAGCATTTCGCGCACGTTTTTACGATTATTTTTACGGTACGGGAGCCGCAAGCATGAATGTCAGCTACAAAGAGGTATTCCCGAAGGTAGACCAGGCTCTCATGAGTCAGGTTCGGAAAAAAAGGATCGGACAATATGCGACCTATTTCAATGCAGGCAACCGGAATCGTGTACACAACATCAAGCTCGCCTCGCAAGCGATTAACAATTACGTCGTATTGCCAGGAGAAATTTTTTCTTTTAATAAGGTAGTGGGCCAGCGTACAAAAGAAAAAGGGTATTTGCAGGCGCCCATTATTGTCAGGGGAGAGCTGTCGGAAGGCATCGGGGGAGGAATCTGCCAAGTATCGTCTACTTTGTTCAATGCGGTAGACCAGGCAGGTTTGCATATTATGCAGCGCTATTCTCACAGCCGAAACGTAGCGTACGTACCTCCAGGTCGGGATGCGACCGTAAGCTGGTACGGCCCTGATTTTGTGTTTCAAAACAAATACGCTTATCCCGTCTTGATCCGGGCGATCGCGAGCAACGGAAGCATGTACGTGACGGTTCACTCTTTTCCAGAAATTGAGCATGAGCCACGAAATGTGCCAAGCGTACGCCGCACGACCCCTGAGGAAGCACCGGATGTTCCATCTATTTTGAATGGAAATGGACCGACAATCCCTTAG